From a single Terriglobia bacterium genomic region:
- a CDS encoding cyclic nucleotide-binding domain-containing protein, with protein MFRHATTEMLGFIGSIARDVEAPAGQTIFEEEDVSDAMYVVVQGYVRLEKNDEEVMVATAGQSFGTWALFDNQPRLMKAIAVGNVHLLKIRSEDFYDLLSDHEEITPVMFRAIIERVKTLIPG; from the coding sequence GTGTTTCGGCATGCAACGACCGAAATGCTGGGATTCATAGGCTCGATCGCGAGGGACGTCGAAGCACCTGCCGGCCAAACGATCTTCGAGGAGGAAGATGTTTCCGATGCAATGTACGTCGTCGTGCAGGGATATGTGCGCCTTGAAAAGAACGACGAAGAAGTGATGGTCGCGACCGCCGGCCAAAGCTTCGGCACCTGGGCATTATTCGACAATCAGCCGCGGCTTATGAAGGCGATTGCCGTGGGCAACGTGCATCTTCTGAAGATCCGCAGCGAGGATTTTTACGACCTGCTCTCGGATCACGAGGAGATCACTCCTGTCATGTTCCGGGCAATCATCGAGCGAGTGAAGACTCTAATTCCGGGGTAA
- a CDS encoding ATP-binding protein: MTLKTREQQLTAQLMQAEKMAALGLLVAGVAHEINTPMGAIHSNNDIMNRAVGRIRTALGPSPEREVGRLLDILEQVCKNNEAATERIMHIVRSLKNFARLDEAERKSVNIHEGIESTLALMQHQLKGRIRIERDFAELPEIECHPNQLNQVFMNILVNAAQAIPQRGTIRIRTWTENDQVKIAIGDSGVGISDENLPKIFDPGFTTKGVGIGTGLGLSICYKIVQDHAGTIDVDSSKSGTTFTIALPLHGSMKG, encoded by the coding sequence ATGACGCTGAAGACCAGAGAACAGCAATTGACCGCGCAGCTGATGCAGGCGGAAAAAATGGCCGCGCTGGGTCTGTTGGTCGCGGGAGTCGCGCACGAAATCAATACGCCGATGGGCGCCATTCACAGCAACAACGACATCATGAATCGCGCTGTCGGTAGAATTCGCACGGCTCTCGGGCCGTCGCCCGAAAGAGAAGTCGGCCGCCTGCTCGATATTCTGGAACAGGTATGCAAAAACAATGAGGCCGCAACCGAACGCATCATGCACATCGTGCGCAGTTTAAAGAACTTTGCCCGTCTCGATGAGGCGGAAAGGAAATCTGTCAACATTCATGAAGGCATCGAGAGCACGCTGGCTCTGATGCAGCATCAGTTAAAAGGCCGGATCCGGATCGAAAGAGATTTCGCAGAGTTGCCCGAGATCGAGTGCCACCCGAATCAACTGAATCAGGTTTTCATGAATATTCTTGTCAACGCCGCGCAGGCAATCCCGCAGCGCGGCACCATCCGCATCCGAACTTGGACGGAAAACGATCAGGTAAAAATTGCCATCGGCGATAGCGGCGTTGGCATATCGGACGAGAATCTGCCGAAGATTTTCGATCCAGGCTTTACAACGAAAGGCGTCGGGATCGGTACCGGACTTGGGCTATCAATCTGCTACAAGATCGTGCAGGACCACGCGGGCACGATCGACGTAGACAGCTCAAAATCGGGCACAACGTTCACGATCGCGCTGCCCCTTCACGGATCCATGAAAGGTTAG
- a CDS encoding response regulator encodes MSDNSENSGRIPRILLVDDEEMVLNSIKSFFSIESAYELVTHTSPIKALQEIERNDMNFDLVISDYLMPEMDGITFLAKVKERLPFVPRILLTGYADKENAIKAINNVGLYQYIEKPWDNEDLKLVIRNGLEKTVLLKQLEEKIQEVERAHRDLSDVQKDILRVFA; translated from the coding sequence GTGTCAGACAACTCCGAAAATAGCGGAAGGATTCCGAGGATTCTGCTCGTCGACGACGAAGAGATGGTTTTGAACTCCATCAAATCGTTCTTCTCAATCGAGAGCGCTTATGAACTTGTGACCCATACGTCGCCAATCAAGGCCCTTCAGGAGATCGAACGGAATGACATGAATTTCGATCTCGTGATCAGCGACTACCTGATGCCCGAGATGGATGGAATCACTTTTCTGGCCAAGGTGAAGGAAAGGCTGCCTTTTGTGCCGCGCATTCTTCTCACCGGTTACGCGGATAAGGAGAATGCCATCAAGGCCATCAATAACGTGGGGCTCTACCAGTACATCGAGAAGCCCTGGGACAACGAGGACTTGAAATTGGTCATCCGGAACGGACTGGAAAAAACGGTGTTGCTCAAGCAACTCGAAGAGAAAATTCAGGAAGTCGAACGGGCGCACCGTGACTTGAGCGACGTCCAGAAAGATATCCTCCGCGTCTTTGCCTGA